The Pseudomonas sp. KU26590 genomic sequence GAGGTGAAAAATCTGGCTAACAATCTACTTCAAGCCAGGTTTCATAGCGCCGGCGTTGATACGAGCCGATTTTTGTTCAACAGCACGATTGGCCTGGCGGGTTTGATCGACGTCGCCACGCCGATGGGGTTACAGCGCAGTGATGAGGACTTCGGTCAAACCCTCGGTCACTGGGGGGTCGGTAGCGGCCCGTACCTGGTACTGCCCTTTCTGGGGCCGAGCACATTGCGCGATGCACCGGCAATCCTGCCCGATGCCTACGCCAACCCGATTCGCTACATCGGCGACGTCCCTACGCGTAATAGCCTGTATGGCGCGAGCATCATCGACGGACGGGCTCAATACCTGAAGTCTGAAAAACTCATCACGGGCGACAAGTACAACTTTATCCGAAGTGTCTATCTGCAAACCCGAGCGTTCAAGATCAAGGGGGGAGAGGTGCAGGATGACTTTTGATCAGTTGGACGACGCGCAACCCCGTGCATGCCAAGATGAGTCACCCTGACGGGCTTGCCCGCTCTCATCCCCCAGCCCGCGCTATCTTTCGTCTGCCAGGGATCGAAACCCCTGGCTGGAAACAACGCGTTCAACTGGCTTTCGGCTCTCCCTGTCCGATTTGCCAGACATAGGGTGGCTCTGTGCCGTTGATGCTCCAGTCACCGACGATCTTCGCCTTGTAGATGAGCGGGTTATGGGACGCGACGGTACGCGCGTTACGCCAGTGTCGATCCAGGGCTTTATTGACGCTGATGCCTGAGGCGCCGAGCGCATTGAACAGGTCGGTAGCGGCTCGCAGAATGAGGTCAGAGACCACGACCTGTGCTTTCGCCGTTTCGATTTCTGCTGCAATGTTCGCCGTTCGCTCTGCCTCGGCATTCCCCGAAAACCGCGCTTCGTAGGCGTGCTGCAAGGGCCTTGCAGAGCGAAGGGTGGTGGCCTGTGCAGCGTAAACTTGCGCGGAAATTTGACCGACCACTTGCTGGATCTGAACATCGGCGCTCACGCGGGTGGCATTGCCGTGGCTGTAAACACGTGTGCGCTCGCGGATCTGCTGGGTAATGTCGCGTTCTATCGCCCGACCTGTGCCCGCCAATACGGCGAGCAATACCAGTTGATAAAAAGCAGTTTGATATTTGAAACGGTTTTCGAAGGGGATGATGTGTGTCGCGGGAACCGGAACGTTATTGAACACCGACGTCCCGCTGCCCGTCGTGCGTTGTCCAAAACCGTCCCAATCATCACTTTGCTGTACACCGGCGTGACGGGCATTCACTACGGCAATAATGTCCGCACCCGTGTCTGAGCGCTGCGCGTACACGTCGATCCAGTCAGCAAATAGACTGCCGGTGCTGTAGTATTTTTTTCCGCTCAAAAGAAACTGTGCTCCGTCCGGAGTCGCTTTGGTGATGACTTCACCGAGCTTTACATCGCCTGTTTCGGTCCAGGCGTTACCCACTAAGTCGCCTGCAACGAAGCGCCGGAACCATGTGTCGCGTTCGGCCGTCGGGGGCGAATTCAGTTGATCTTCCACGAAGGCAAAATGGCCGCGCAGGGACTGCGGAATGTTGGAGTCGGCTTCGGCCAGTTCGATCAGCAACTCGAACAGTTGCTCAACAGAAGCGCCGGCGCCGCCATATTCTGTGGGCACTCGGATAGCACCGAACCCGGCCTGTTTGAGCCACTTAATGGGTTCGTAAGGAAGAGTTCGAGCGTTTTCCCGCTCAACGGTGCCCGCTGCAATGTGCTGGAACAGCGGCCGAAAACGATTAGCCAGTGCTTCGTAGTCGGTACCCAGAGAAAGCGGATTGTTTGGCGTGTCAGGCATGGGGCAACTCCGGTGACCATGAAAGCCGTCCGGTGCTGGCGGCTTTGATACACCCGCTTTGCATGCTCCATGCCGAACGCTATCGGGCCGATTATTCTGGGTGAATGCTTCGAATTGAGGGACATCGCTGTTGATGCATCAACAGTTGTGTTGTTTCGCTGGCTGTCTTGCGACAGCGTTTCGCAGCGTGCGGGAAACACGACTGTTTGCCTGGAAACACCTGTTCAGCAAAACGTTGTTTGCCGACAGATCTAAAACCCGTGACCCGGTCGTTAACCCGTTGAAATGGCTCTAAATAAACAACTGGCACAGTTGCTGCTATTTCCTCAACAGGCAGGTAAACACACCGTACTTGGCGACCACGCCGGGCGGCTCCCTTGCTCTATTTGGAGATCGGTAGATGAGTCAGAACGCAATTAAATTCGCATACTGGGTACCTAACGTCAGCGGCGGTTTGATCGTCAGTAAAATCGAACAACGCACCCACTGGGGCATCGAGTACAACCGCAAGCTGGCTCAAATTGCCGAGCAGTCGGGCTTTGAGTACGGCCTCACGCAAATCCGGTTCACGGCCGGTTATGGCGCCGATAACCAGCATGAGTCTGTTGCGTTCAGCCATGCATTGCTGGCGGCGACCGAGAAACTCAAGGTCATCGCCGCCATCCTTCCCGGGCCCTGGACGCCCGCCGTCGTTGCCAAGCAACTGGCGACGATCGATCAACTGACGGCCGGGCGTGTGGCGATCAACATTGTCAGTGGCTGGTTCAAAGGTGAATTCCAAGCCATCGGCGAGCCCTGGCTGGAGCATGACGAGCGCTATCGTCGTTCGGAAGAGTTCATCCAGGCGTTGAAAGGCATTTGGACAACCGACAATTTCACCTTCAAAGGCGATTTCTATCGCTTCCACAATTACACACTGCGTCCGAAGCCGATTCA encodes the following:
- a CDS encoding VacJ family lipoprotein gives rise to the protein MCAFRSAPSRRLQGLTCACLITVSPLCHADPDTDPWEGFNRPVFSFNDTLDTYALKPLAQGYQFVTPHLVQDGIHNVLNNLGEVKNLANNLLQARFHSAGVDTSRFLFNSTIGLAGLIDVATPMGLQRSDEDFGQTLGHWGVGSGPYLVLPFLGPSTLRDAPAILPDAYANPIRYIGDVPTRNSLYGASIIDGRAQYLKSEKLITGDKYNFIRSVYLQTRAFKIKGGEVQDDF
- a CDS encoding acyl-CoA dehydrogenase family protein, which produces MPDTPNNPLSLGTDYEALANRFRPLFQHIAAGTVERENARTLPYEPIKWLKQAGFGAIRVPTEYGGAGASVEQLFELLIELAEADSNIPQSLRGHFAFVEDQLNSPPTAERDTWFRRFVAGDLVGNAWTETGDVKLGEVITKATPDGAQFLLSGKKYYSTGSLFADWIDVYAQRSDTGADIIAVVNARHAGVQQSDDWDGFGQRTTGSGTSVFNNVPVPATHIIPFENRFKYQTAFYQLVLLAVLAGTGRAIERDITQQIRERTRVYSHGNATRVSADVQIQQVVGQISAQVYAAQATTLRSARPLQHAYEARFSGNAEAERTANIAAEIETAKAQVVVSDLILRAATDLFNALGASGISVNKALDRHWRNARTVASHNPLIYKAKIVGDWSINGTEPPYVWQIGQGEPKAS